The following coding sequences lie in one Acropora palmata chromosome 3, jaAcrPala1.3, whole genome shotgun sequence genomic window:
- the LOC141876697 gene encoding solute carrier family 22 member 15-like — protein MYMEENEADISFSSRMGLTADQVFDKIGSFSRFQLLILFLFNILGWFWFGWPVLLMTFIAAEPKWRCIDRGKAIFNGISVSNASAVINASDSLNASVLTLLCPLNEPVGPGDKDYSLRCEIPRDLWEFEDTFTSVVTQFDLVCDRAIYGTIASSLVFGGWIIGSVVIGSLADKFGRKTMSFLFGFFIALFSLLSAFPNVYWLFAIFRLIVGFSIGSGEMSLFVLLTELAGPKHRSLIGTSLWYSWTSSLIALAGVAYLIRNWRMLCIATGAPAIVVTIIWFWSPESLRWLLVKGKMEEAEELYRKISRINGQELPEKSLEIDSIEVTQTRLGNFRDLFKTRTLAKTTLISWLCWFVNALVYYGVFLSAPSIGGDLYLNFFLASLVELPAIPIGIWIYNRFGRKKGVIIPMILASFGAIGAVLLTTDDESSTGFLVGKIILSMVWAKFWIMISFDGIYIYSSELFPTVIRNLGMGTSTSAAQCGSFLSPYVVYLQRVHPPLPYGIMSALAFVAGILCILLPETRFMPTLENVDQVLNVAAKEADEKSDIPE, from the exons ATGTATATGGAGGAGAATGAAGCCgacatttcattttcctctAGAATGGGCCTAACCGCTGACCAAGTTTTTGATAAGATCGGCAGTTTTAGCCGCTTCCAGCTCCTTATACTGTTCCTTTTTAACATCTTGGGATGGTTTTGGTTTGGATGGCCCGTGTTACTAATGACATTCATTGCTGCTGAGCCAAAATGGCGCTGTATCGACCGAGGCAAGGCAATTTTTAATGGTATAAGCGTCTCGAACGCCAGCGCAGTAATCAACGCAAGTGACAGTTTGAATGCCAGTGTTCTCACCCTTTTGTGCCCGTTAAATGAACCCGTGGGGCCTGGTGACAAAGACTACAGCTTACGTTGCGAGATTCCGAGGGACCTGTGGGAATTCGAAGACACATTCACTTCCGTCGTGACGCAG tttgatcTTGTGTGTGATAGAGCCATTTATGGAACCATTGCATCCTCTCTTGTTTTTGGTGGCTGGATTATCGGCTCAGTTGTTATCGGTTCTTTGGCGGACAAATTCGGCAGGAAAACcatgtcttttctttttggattctTCATTGCTCTGTTCAGTCTTCTATCGGCCTTTCCTAATGTTTATTGGCTCTTTGCAATATTCCGTCTGATTGTCGGTTTTTCGATTG GCAGCGGAGAAATGTCCTTATTTGTGCTTCTTACTGAATTAGCTGGTCCTAAACACCGCAGCCTCATTGGAACTTCTCTCTGGTACAGCTGGACTTCATCCCTTATCGCCTTGGCGGGCGTTGCGTACTTGATTAGGAATTGGAGAATGCTTTGCATAGCCACTGGAGCGCCTGCTATAGTCGTGACTATTATCTGGTT CTGGTCTCCAGAGTCTCTTCGTTGGCTGCTTGTGAAAGGAAAAATGGAGGAAGCAGAAGAACTTTATAGAAAAATTTCTCGAATAAATGGTCAGGAATTACCAGAGAAGAGCCTGGAAATCGACTCAATCGAAGTCACACAAACAAGACTCGGAAATTTCAGAGATTTGTTCAAAACGCGGACCCTGGCGAAAACGACACTCATATCCTGGCTTTGCTG GTTCGTCAATGCTTTAGTGTACTATGGCGTTTTCCTCAGCGCGCCATCCATTGGTGGAGATCTCTATCTCAATTTCTTCCTCGCAAGCTTGGTTGAGTTACCAGCTATTCCTATTGGCATATGGATCTATAACAG GTTTGGTCGAAAGAAAGGTGTGATTATTCCCATGATTTTAGCCTCATTTGGAGCCATTGGCGCTGTACTGTTAACGACAGACGATGAATCCAGTACAG GATTTCTCGTCGGGAAGATCATCTTGTCAATGGTGTGGGCTAAATTTTGGATCATGATATCGTTTGAtggaatatatatttattCCAGCGAATTATTTCCAACTGTTATAAG GAATCTCGGAATGGGCACATCAACGAGTGCTGCCCAATGTGGTTCGTTCCTTTCCCCTTATGTCGTATACTTG CAACGTGTGCATCCTCCCCTTCCATACGGCATTATGTCAGCATTGGCCTTTGTTGCTGGAATTCTCTGCATTTTGCTTCCTGAAACCCGTTTTATGCCAACTCTGGAAAACGTCGACCAAGTACTGAATGTGGCTGCAAAGGAAGCCGATGAAAAGAGTGACATACCAGAGTAG
- the LOC141876687 gene encoding farnesyl pyrophosphate synthase-like isoform X1, whose product MEKSTSFSNDREFFDSFFPGLVNDIVKEGENDKETGDASQHMRKVLEYNVPGGKRNRGLSVIGSLRHLVSPDKLTEEQLKTASILGWCVEWLQAFFLVADDIMDESLTRRGKPCWYLKAEVSNIAVNDFLLIEATIYKLLWMHVREQPYYIDVLHLFHEVTYQTATGQTLDLITQPGENFENFTLERYKAIVKFKTAFYSFYLPVALAMYMAGIKDASSHDNAKVILLAMGEFFQIQDDYLDCYGDPAVTGKVGTDIEERKCSWLVVQALNRISDKQMQILKDNYGVKNSAASDKVKKLYNELELKKLYQEYEEESYQQILQLIARKSENLPKEMFLEFVKKIYKRDK is encoded by the exons ATGGAGAAAAGCACCAGTTTTTCCAATGATCGGGAATTTTttgattccttttttcctgGTCTGGTTAACGACATCGTCAAGGAGGGTGAGAACGACAAAGAAACCGGTGATGCCTCACAACATATGCGCAAG GTTTTGGAGTATAATGTACCAGGAG GAAAAAGGAATCGTGGACTTtctgtgattggctcattgaGGCACCTTGTGAGTCCTGACAAATTAACAGAAGAACAGCTAAAAACTGCCAGTATACTTGGATGGTGTGTTGAGTGG CTTCAAGCATTCTTTTTGGTTGCTGATGACATCATGGATGAGTCATTAACAAGAAGAGGCAAACCATGTTGGTACCTAAAG GCTGAAGTGAGCAATATTGCTGTTAACGACTTTCTTCTAATAGAAGCCACCATTTACAAACTTCTTTGGATGCATGTGCGTGAACAACCTTATTATATCGATGTGCTTCACTTGTTTCATGAG GTGACTTATCAAACGGCAACAGGGCAAACCCTGGATCTGATTACCCAACCAGGAGaaaattttgagaattttactTTGGAAAG ATATAAAGCAATCGTGAAATTCAAGACTGcattttattccttttacTTACCAGTTGCTTTAGCAATGTACATG GCTGGCATAAAGGACGCTAGTTCTCATGACAATGCAAAAGTGATTTTATTAGCCATGGGGGAATTCTTTCAAATTCAG GATGACTACTTGGACTGCTATGGGGACCCTGCGGTCACAGGAAAAGTAGGAACAGATATTGAAGAAAGAAAgtgttcctggttggttgtacAAGCCTTGAATAGAATATCCGACAAACAGATGCAGATTTTAAAG GACAATTACGGAGTGAAAAATTCGGCAGCATCGGACAAAGTAAAGAAACTCTACAATGAATTGGAACTAAAGAAGCTTTATCAAGAGTACGAAGAGGAAAGTTATCAACAAATTCTTCAGCTAATAGCTCGGAAATCCGAAAATCTACctaaagaaatgtttttagaATTTGTTAAAAAGATCTACAAGAGGGATAAATGa
- the LOC141876687 gene encoding farnesyl pyrophosphate synthase-like isoform X2, whose translation MEKSTSFSNDREFFDSFFPGLVNDIVKEGENDKETGDASQHMRKVLEYNVPGGKRNRGLSVIGSLRHLVSPDKLTEEQLKTASILGWCVEWLQAFFLVADDIMDESLTRRGKPCWYLKAEVSNIAVNDFLLIEATIYKLLWMHVREQPYYIDVLHLFHEVTYQTATGQTLDLITQPGENFENFTLERYKAIVKFKTAFYSFYLPVALAMYMDDYLDCYGDPAVTGKVGTDIEERKCSWLVVQALNRISDKQMQILKDNYGVKNSAASDKVKKLYNELELKKLYQEYEEESYQQILQLIARKSENLPKEMFLEFVKKIYKRDK comes from the exons ATGGAGAAAAGCACCAGTTTTTCCAATGATCGGGAATTTTttgattccttttttcctgGTCTGGTTAACGACATCGTCAAGGAGGGTGAGAACGACAAAGAAACCGGTGATGCCTCACAACATATGCGCAAG GTTTTGGAGTATAATGTACCAGGAG GAAAAAGGAATCGTGGACTTtctgtgattggctcattgaGGCACCTTGTGAGTCCTGACAAATTAACAGAAGAACAGCTAAAAACTGCCAGTATACTTGGATGGTGTGTTGAGTGG CTTCAAGCATTCTTTTTGGTTGCTGATGACATCATGGATGAGTCATTAACAAGAAGAGGCAAACCATGTTGGTACCTAAAG GCTGAAGTGAGCAATATTGCTGTTAACGACTTTCTTCTAATAGAAGCCACCATTTACAAACTTCTTTGGATGCATGTGCGTGAACAACCTTATTATATCGATGTGCTTCACTTGTTTCATGAG GTGACTTATCAAACGGCAACAGGGCAAACCCTGGATCTGATTACCCAACCAGGAGaaaattttgagaattttactTTGGAAAG ATATAAAGCAATCGTGAAATTCAAGACTGcattttattccttttacTTACCAGTTGCTTTAGCAATGTACATG GATGACTACTTGGACTGCTATGGGGACCCTGCGGTCACAGGAAAAGTAGGAACAGATATTGAAGAAAGAAAgtgttcctggttggttgtacAAGCCTTGAATAGAATATCCGACAAACAGATGCAGATTTTAAAG GACAATTACGGAGTGAAAAATTCGGCAGCATCGGACAAAGTAAAGAAACTCTACAATGAATTGGAACTAAAGAAGCTTTATCAAGAGTACGAAGAGGAAAGTTATCAACAAATTCTTCAGCTAATAGCTCGGAAATCCGAAAATCTACctaaagaaatgtttttagaATTTGTTAAAAAGATCTACAAGAGGGATAAATGa